A genomic region of Ochotona princeps isolate mOchPri1 chromosome 17, mOchPri1.hap1, whole genome shotgun sequence contains the following coding sequences:
- the CNTNAP1 gene encoding contactin-associated protein 1 — translation MQPRTLCILLAAVSGAQGWGYYGCDEELVGPLYARSLGASSYYGLFTAPRFARLHGISGWSPRIGDPNPWLQIDLMKKHRIRAVATQGSFNSWDWVTRYMLLYGDRVDSWTPFYQQGHNATFFGNVNESAVVRHDFHYHFTARYIRIVPLAWNPRGKIGLRLGLYGCPYKSDVLYFDGDDAISYRFPRGVSRSLWDVFAFSFKTEEKDGLLLHAEGAQGDYITLELQGAHLLLHMSLGSSPIQPRPGHTTVSAGGVLNDQHWHYVRVDRFGRNANLTLDGYVQRFVLNGDFEMLNLDTEMFIGGLVGAKQKNLAYRHNFRGCMENVIFNRVNIADLAVRRHSRITFEGKVAFRCLDPVPHPINFGGPHNFVQVPGFPRRGRLAVSFRFRTWDLTGLLLFSRLGDGLGHVELMLSEGQVNVSVAQSGRKKLQFAAGYRLNDGFWHEVNFVAQENHAVISIDDVEGAEVRVSYPLLIRTGTSYFFGGCPKPAGRWDCHSNQTAFHGCMELLKVDGQLVNLTLVEFRRLGHYAEVLFDTCGITDRCSPNMCEHDGRCYQSWDDFICYCELTGYKGETCHQPLYKESCEAYRLSGKTSGNFTIDPDGSGPLKPFMVYCDIRENRAWTVVRHDRLWTTRVTGSSMDRPFLGAVQYWNASWEEVSALANASQHCEQWIEFSCYNSRLLNTGGGYPYSFWIGRNEEQHFYWGGSQPGIQRCACGLDRSCVDPALHCNCDADQPQWRTDKGLLTFVDHLPVTQVVVGDTNRSTSEAQFFLRPLRCYGDRNSWNTISFHTGAALRFPPIRANHSLDVSFYFRTSAPSGVFLENMGGAYCQWRRPYVRLELNTSRDVVFAFNVGNGDENLTVHSEDFEFNDDEWHLVRAEINVKQARLRVDHRPWVLRPMPLQTYIWLEYDQPLYVGSAELKRRPFVGCLRAMRLNGVTLNLEGRANATEGTSPNCTGRCSHPRFPCFHGGRCVERYSYYTCDCDLTAFDGPYCNHDIGGFFEPGTWMRYNLQSALRSAAREFSHMLSRPVPGYEPGYIPGYDTPGYVPGYHGPGYHLPDYPRPGRPVPGYRGPVYNVTGEEVSFSFSTSSAPAVLLYVSSFVRDYMAVLIKEDGTLQLRYQLGTSPYVYQLTTRPVTDGQPHSVNITRVYRNLFIQVDYFSMTEQKFSLLVDSQLDSPKALYLGRVMETGVIDPEIQRYNTPGFSGCLSGVRFNNVAPLKTHFRSPRPMTAELAEALRVQGELSESNCGAMPRLVSEVPPELDPWYLPPDFLYYHDDGWVAILLGFLVAFLLLGLVGMLVLFYLQNHRYKGSYHTNEPKAAHDYHPSSKPHAAGAAQTPAPAPVPNPALASAPAPAPGPTPTPAPGSGPGPAAASGPRGQTLPRISEEGKSE, via the exons ATGCAGCCCAGGACCCTCTGCATCCTGCTCGCCGCTGTCTCGGGAGCTCAAGGCTGGGGCTACT ATGGCTGCGACGAGGAGCTGGTGGGGCCCCTGTATGCACGCTCCCTGGGTGCCTCCTCCTACTACGGGCTCTTCACGGCGCCACGCTTCGCCCGTCTGCACG GTATAAGCGGATGGTCACCCCGGATTGGGGACCCGAATCCCTGGCTCCAGATAGACCTCATGAAGAAGCACCGGATCCGAGCCGTGGCCACGCAGGGTTCCTTTAATTCTTGGGACTGGGTCACACGTTACATGCTGCTCTATGGCGACCGTGTGGACAGCTGGACGCCCTTCTACCAGCAAGGGCACAATGCG ACCTTCTTCGGCAATGTAAATGAGTCCGCAGTCGTGCGCCATGACTTCCACTATCACTTCACAGCGCGCTACATCCGCATCGTGCCGCTCGCCTGGAATCCTCGTGGCAAGATCGGCCTGAGGCTCGGTCTCTACGGCTGCCCATACA AGTCCGATGTCCTGTATTTCGATGGTGATGATGCCATCTCTTACCGCTTCCCGCGAGGGGTCAGCCGAAGCCTGTGGGATGTGTTCGCGTTCAGCTTCAAGACAGAGGAGAAGGACGGGCTCCTATTGCACGCAGAGGGCGCCCAGGGGGACTATATCACGCTGGAGCTGCAGGGCGCACACCTGCTGCTACACATGAGCCTGG GCAGTAGCCCCATTCAGCCCAGGCCCGGGCACACGACGGTGAGCGCCGGTGGCGTCCTCAACGACCAACACTGGCACTACGTGCGCGTGGACCGCTTTGGCCGCAATGCCAATCTCACCCTGGATGGCTACGTGCAGCGCTTCGTGCTCAATGGTGACTTCGAAATGCTGAACTTGGACACAGAG ATGTTCATCGGGGGTCTGGTGGGCGCCAAACAGAAAAACCTCGCATACCGGCACAACTTCCGCGGCTGCATGGAGAACGTCATCTTCAATCGAGTCAACATCGCAGACCTGGCCGTGCGGCGCCATTCACGGATCACCTTTGAG GGTAAGGTGGCATTCCGTTGCTTGGACCCTGTACCGCACCCCATCAACTTCGGAGGCCCGCACAACTTCGTGCAAGTGCCTGGTTTCCCGCGCCGTGGCCGCCTTGCCGTCTCCTTTCGCTTCCGCACGTGGGACCTCACGGGGCTGCTACTCTTCTCCCGCCTGGGGGACGGCCTGGGCCACGTGGAACTGATGCTCAGCGAAGGACAGGTCAACGTTTCAGTGGCGCAGAGTGGCCGCAAGAAGCTGCAGTTCGCTGCTG GGTACCGTCTGAATGATGGCTTCTGGCATGAGGTGAAttttgtggcccaggaaaacCATGCAGTCATCAGCATTGACGACGTGGAGGGGGCAGAAGTTAGGGTCTCCTATCCACTGCTGATCCGAACAGGGACCTCCTACTTTTTTGGGG GTTGTCCCAAACCAGCTGGCCGATGGGACTGCCACTCAAACCAGACAGCTTTCCATGGCTGCATGGAGCTGCTCAAAGTGGATGGGCAGCTGGTCAACCTGACCCTGGTCGAGTTCCGGCGGCTTGGACACTACGCTGAGGTCCTCTTCGACACGTGTGGCATCACGGACAG GTGTAGCCCTAACATGTGTGAACACGACGGCCGCTGCTACCAGTCCTGGGACGACTTCATCTGCTACTGTGAACTCACAGGCTACAAGGGGGAGACCTGCCACCAGC CTTTATACAAAGAGTCTTGTGAGGCTTATCGGCTCAGTGGGAAAACATCTGGAAATTTCACCATTGATCCTGATGGCAGCGGCCCCCTGAAGCCCTTCATGGTCTACTGTGATATTCGAG AGAACCGGGCCTGGACGGTGGTGCGGCATGACAGGCTATGGACCACGCGGGTGACGGGCTCCAGCATGGATCGGCCCTTCCTGGGGGCAGTGCAGTACTGGAACGCGTCCTGGGAGGAGGTCAGCGCCCTGGCCAACGCCTCGCAGCACTGCGAGCAGTGGATCGAGTTCTCCTGCTATAACTCCCGCCTGCTCAACACGGGAG GAGGTTACCCCTACAGCTTCTGGATTGGCCGTAACGAGGAGCAGCATTTCTATTGGGGAGGCTCACAGCCTGGGATCCAGCGCTGCGCCTGTGGGCTGGACCGGAGCTGCGTAGACCCAGCCCTACACTGCAACTGTGATGCTGACCAGCCCCAGTG GAGAACTGACAAGGGCCTGCTGACCTTCGTGGACCACCTGCCCGTCACGCAGGTGGTGGTGGGCGATACAAACCGCTCCACATCGGAGGCCCAGTTCTTCCTGAGGCCTCTGCGTTGCTATGGCGACC GAAATTCCTGGAACACCATCTCCTTCCACACTGGGGCTGCGCTGCGCTTCCCTCCGATTCGTGCCAACCACAGCCTCGACGTGTCTTTCTACTTCAGGACCTCAGCTCCCTCCGGGGTATTTCTGGAGAACATGGGGGGCGCCTACTGCCAGTGGCGCCGGCCTTATGTGCGGCTAGAGCTCAACA CATCCAGGGATGTGGTCTTCGCTTTCAACGTGGGCAATGGGGATGAGAACCTGACGGTGCACTCAGAGGACTTTGAGTTCAACGACGATGAATGGCACCTGGTCCGGGCGGAAATCAATGTGAAGCAGGCCCGACTGCGTGTGGACCACCGGCCCTGGGTGCTGCGGCCCATGCCCCTGCAGACTTACATCTGGCTGGAGTATGACCAGCCCCTCTATGTGG GATCTGCAGAGCTTAAGAGGCGCCCCTTTGTGGGATGCCTGAGGGCCATGCGTCTGAATGGAGTGACTCTGAACCTGGAGGGTCGTGCCAATGCCACTGAGGGCACCTCGCCCAACTGCACAGGTCGCTGCTCCCACCCCCGCTTCCCCTGTTTCCATGGAGGCCGCTGCGTGGAGCGCTACAGCTATTACACGTGTGACTGTGACCTTACGGCTTTCGATGGGCCGTACTGCAACCACG ACATTGGCGGCTTCTTCGAGCCGGGTACCTGGATGCGCTACAACCTGCAGTCAGCCCTGCGCTCTGCAGCCCGTGAGTTCTCCCATATGCTGAGCCGGCCTGTGCCAGGCTATGAGCCTGGCTACATCCCTGGCTACGATACCCCTGGCTACGTGCCTGGCTATCATGGCCCTGGGTACCACTTGCCTGACTACCCGCGGCCTGGTCGGCCTGTGCCTGGTTACCGTGGGCCTGTATACAATGTCACGGGAGAGGAGGTGTCCTTCAGCTTCAGCACCAGCTCGGCACCTGCTGTCCTGCTTTACGTCAGCTCCTTCGTGCGTGACTACATGGCTGTGCTCATCAAGGAGGATG GGACCCTGCAGCTACGGTACCAGCTGGGAACCAGCCCCTATGTGTACCAGCTAACCACACGACCAGTGACCGACGGCCAGCCCCACAGCGTCAACATCACCCGAGTGTACCGCAACCTCTTCATCCAG GTGGACTACTTCTCCATGACAGAACAGAAGTTCTCCCTGCTGGTGGATAGCCAGCTGGACTCACCCAAGGCCTTGTATCTCGGGCGCGTGATGG AAACGGGGGTGATTGACCCGGAGATCCAGCGCTACAACACCCCGGGTTTCTCGGGCTGCCTGTCCGGTGTTCGGTTCAACAACGTGGCTCCACTCAAGACGCACTTCCGCAGCCCCCGGCCTATGACGGCGGAGCTGGCCGAGGCCCTCCGCGTCCAGGGAGAGCTGTCCGAGTCCAATTGCGGGGCCATGCCGCGGCTGGTCTCGGAGGTGCCGCCCGAGTTGGATCCTTGGTACCTTCCCCCAG ACTTCCTCTACTACCACGATGACGGCTGGGTCGCCATTCTGCTAGGCT TCTTGGTGGCTTTCCTGCTACTGGGGCTGGTGGGCATGTTGGTGCTATTCTACCTGCAGAACCACCGCTACAAGGGCTCCTATCACACCAATGAGCCCAAGGCTGCCCATGACTACCACCCCAGCAGCAAACCTCATGCTGCAGGCGctgcccagaccccagcaccagccccagttcccaaccctgccctggcctcagccccagccccggcccctggcccaaccccaaccccagcccctggctcaggcccaggcccagctgcagcctctgGTCCCCGGGGTCAGACCCTACCCCGAATCTCGGAAGAGGGCAAGTCTGAATGA
- the CCR10 gene encoding LOW QUALITY PROTEIN: C-C chemokine receptor type 10 (The sequence of the model RefSeq protein was modified relative to this genomic sequence to represent the inferred CDS: deleted 1 base in 1 codon): protein MGTQPTEQVSWGPYSGEDDEAYSAEPLPEICHKADVQAFSRAFQPSVSLTVAALGLAGNGLVLATHLAARRTARSPTAAHLLQLALADLLLALTLPFAAVGVLQGWNLGSITCRAISGLYSASFHAGFLFLACISADRYVAIARALPAGPRPATPGRAHLISVLVWLLSLLLALPALLFSQDGQREGLRRCRLIFPEGLVQTVKGASAVAQVVLGFALPLAVMAACYALLGRTLLAARGPERRRALRVVVALVAAFVVLQLPYSLALLLDTADLLAARERTCPASKRKDLALLVTGGLALARCGLNPVLYAFLGLRFRQDLRRLLRGGGCSPRSPGRRRCPRRPRLSSCSAPTETHSLSWDH, encoded by the exons ATGGGGACGCAGCCCACAGAGCag GTTTCCTGGGGCCCCTATTCTGGAGAGGACGACGAAGCTTACTCTGCAGAACCGCTGCCAGAGATCTGCCACAAGGCGGATGTCCAGGCCTTCAGTCGGGCCTTTCAACCCAGCGTTTCGCTGACCGTGGCTGCGCTAGGTCTGGCTGGTAACGGCCTGGTCTTGGCTACCCACCTGGCTGCCCGACGCACTGCCCGCTCGCCCACCGCTGCCCACCTGCTGCAACTGGCCCTGGCCGACCTCCTTCTGGCCCTGACCCTGCCCTTCGCTGCTGTAGGGGTTCTTCAGGGCTGGAATCTTGGAAGCATTACCTGCCGCGCCATCTCCGGCCTGTACTCGGCCTCCTTCCACGCTGGCTTCCTCTTCTTAGCGTGTATCAGTGCGGATCGCTATGTGGCCATCGCACGGGCGCTTCCAGCCGGGCCCCGACCCGCCACTCCAGGCCGTGCGCACTTGATCTCCGTCCTCGTGTGGCTGCTGTCGCTGTTGCTGGCGCTGCCCGCGCTCCTCTTCAGCCAGGACGGGCAGCGTGAAGGCCTGCGGCGCTGCCGCCTCATCTTCCCCGAGGGCCTCGTGCAGACGGTGAAAGGAGCCAGCGCCGTGGCGCAGGTGGTGCTCGGCTTCGCGCTACCGCTGGCCGTCATGGCCGCTTGCTACGCGCTCCTGGGCCGCACGCTGCTGGCCGCCAGGGGGCCCGAGCGCCGGCGCGCGCTGCGCGTCGTGGTGGCCCTGGTTGCCGCCTTCGTGGTGCTGCAGCTGCCCTACAGTCTTGCCCTACTGCTGGATACAGCCGACCTCCTGGCAGCCCGTGAGCGGACCTGCCCTGCCAGCAAGCGCAAGGATCTAGCGCTGTTGGTGACGGGCGGCCTGGCCTTGGCCCGCTGCGGCCTCAATCCCGTGCTCTACGCCTTTTTGGGCCTGCGCTTCCGCCAGGACCTGCGGAGGCTACTTCGGGGT GGGGGTTGCAGCCCCAGATCCCCAggccgccgccgctgcccgcGCCGACCCCGCCTTTCTTCCTGCTCGGCCCCCACGGAGACCCACAGTCTCTCCTGGGACCATTAA